Below is a window of Plasmodium gaboni strain SY75 chromosome 11, whole genome shotgun sequence DNA.
CTGATGATTCAAAAAACAATgatattgaaaatataaaagttTGTGAATTAATTTCCGAAAagttaataaaaaattatagtGATGCTTTTGTATGTTTACTTGaattttcaaaatatgtaaatgatgaagataatTGTTTAAACGTAAgtacataatattttgtctacaaaaaaattatttatagttgatacaatattaatagatactgttgcatatatatatttatatatgtatatattatttttattttttctaattaTAGATATTTATGAAGAACGACAAATCAAACTGGGAGAAAGGAAATGTTGTAATATCaaacaaaaataaagaatttttgaaaaaaaatttatcaAACCAACAGTATgtaaaaaaagaaaagtataatataaaaatatatttatatatatgtatattttcttttttatgtttataattatacatataattttttttttttttttttttgcagTTACCTAAATATATACGATTTTGATGATCATCTAAATTCTATGAAATGTGATTTCATGAACCCTGATTTGTTTAAAAATGTTTCAtaagaaattataataaaaaaaaaaaaaaaaaaatacgTCCTAAGAATACGAAgaattaatttaaaataaatctATTTTGTTACAAATACGTTTAtcacatttatatttttatttatttttcccttttttttttttttttaattaatcTTTTTTCTCAAGTTGtcttatataaattttttttttcttttttttcctttttaatttatcagtatgtttttaaaatttttaaaacattaataagataccttttttttaattttagTATGTAAATATACCTATATCAATTATAATTAAACATAATGTATATCATTGTTCTATGAACAAAAATGAGgtatctttttttattttaatatgtaGCACCTATATGCATTCCTTAATATAGTTCTAACCTTCCCCGTTATTTTATTCCATTATGATTATTGTAAGACAGTctaatataataaaatattatatatatatattcatattgGTTTTGCtttttctaatattttcttaaggaatatattaattaattgCATAAACAACAATATGTATGAAACAcatacattattattaatacgtatataattatgtattCCTAATATTTTACACCACTTGAAAgaaaacatatatacatattaaattataaatacaaaaagggtacatatatatatatacatatatattgagcgctcttttaaaaattgtGATCTGCTACTACTTATTTGTCATAAAAATTACTTAAAATGAAGCTCTTGTGTTTACTATATCTCATTTTAATCTTTTACAACGTAAacttatttattaattataagAAGAGCAGACTATTGCTTGAAATTATAGACAAATATAATACCCATTTTATACAGACAACTAAACCTTACTACGAAATTAATATGACTAATCTAGCTAattccaaaaaaaaaaaaagaaaaaaaaaaaggaaaaatcAACTGAACGGTTCAGGTGGAAATATGctaaaaaattatgaaaaaaatattaaggattttcatataaatgattatgaaatatataagaaaacAATTCATAATAAAGAGAACAAGGATGATTTTAAAATAactaaaaataaattaaatgataatcAAGAATTATTTCATAGAGATAGTATGTTATCTTATATgcaaaataaaaataatttatataattattctttttctgaaaatgaaagaaattctgaaaaagaagagaagcttgataattttaataatatgaaaaatataaatactctacaaaataatattaataaaacctttttatataacaaattcaaaaatatagatTATTATGAGCATGGTTATAATTGGAATATAGGTCAATGTAAAACAGGGGAATATCAATCACCTGTTGATTTACCTATGAAAAATTTAAAGGAGAgagaattaaaaaatataagtgatgtatatttaaatttatttgaCGATGACAATTATGCATGGAACAATTATAACAAACCATGGATGAAAGGagatattttttattattatgaatattttataaaaaaaattgttattaatagacaaaataatatatttcaaattAAAGCTGCAAGAGATGGAATAATACCATTTGGTGTATTATTTACTACTGATCAACCTGCTATGTTTTATGCAGATCAAATCCATTTTCATGCTCCTAGCGAACATACATTTCAAGGTTCAGGTAATAGAAGAGAAATTGAAATGCAAATATTTCACAGTACAAATTATGTTTATGATGCACTAGATGAGAAAAccaaatataaaaaaaaatacgggttacatatatataataatttaaaaaaaaattcgAAAGAAACATCAAAAAAAGATTCAAGTATGTATCATTCTTATCTTATGTCCTTTCTAATGAATAGCTTATCAAATGAACAATTAcaaaacaaatataataaaaaaaaaagaatgaaGACGATGAAAAATCAATATGAAGTAATATCTATTACATTTACTAGTGCAGAAATTAATGCTTCAACTATTAATGCATTCGAGAAATTACCATCCGAAAAATTTCTAAGAActataataaatgtatcAAATGCAGTTAACGTCGGCTCAGGtaataaataagaataacatataagaaagaaaaaaattatataacacatatatatatatatatataatattgaaatgcttttatattatttttactcATCCTTATTAATCACCTTTTTTTATCTTAAGATCCAACCTTGGTCGAATTAAAGGAGGCTTTAAATTTGGATGCCTTGATGATGATGTTAAATATTGAAGACATGCAATTTTTGTCATATGAAGGATCTTCTACATTACCCCTATGTAATGAGAATGTATCCTGGAAAGTAGCCAAACAACCTTTGCCTGCATCAACGGAAACcattttaaatttttataatctCCTAAAAAAACACACACCTAATTATTCAGGTAgtgataatgataattacAGGAGTTTACAAAATGTTGAAGATAATACAAGACATTATAGAAAGTTTTCTTTAGTTCAAATTTTTCCTATACAAGTCTTAATTTCATCAGCTATATCAAATGTAGAGGATAATGAAgttattaatattattaaagaTATATCTCCTAAAAATATGTCGTTCTCATATTATTCTAAATGggatatatattttattttatttatcttttataaCATCGTGTTGTTCTTATTTtgataaataatattaatttgattttacaaattaaatatataataggttccttattttttttataaaaatttttcttatttttattataaaagtTAATTTTTCTAAAAGAGATGATTCGTATAtgtaattttattatatatatatgttttcttaatagaaagaaaaaaatataaaaagaagaaaaaaaaaaaaattcttcaagtatatatatgaaacatataatgtaaataaataaataaatatatatatatatatatttatactttAAGAAActataattaattataggtaattttatattttttaaataactattatataaatcaatacataaataaatatatatatatatagtcTTCTAAGTTTTTATGTTTGACAATTCAATAAGATAATTCcaatataacaaataatagaacatataaaaaaaacgAATATGTAATTAATAAAGAATACTAATTTCCATGGGTCCACAAAAAAAACTGATATCAAATAATctgatataataaatggttgaataattaaatttatcataacgtaaatataaatgaacaCAAGAATACTTAGAAGTATTCTTCCCTTTACCTTCACATCCAttgtaaatattaaaaataaaaataaaaagaaattaaaagaaaaatataatatatatatatatatatatatatatatatttatataaatctaTTATAGATGTGAAATATCTCCTCCAAAAAAGAGTTTCACTCGTTGAATTATCGAATCTTTATTTGGATCAAAGGGTTTATCTTTTGATGGTATTTCTAGGACAGTTGGTAAAATTTTATCATGTAAATCAACTAGATATCTAATTTCATCGGCAATctaaaaagaaaaaaaaaaaaaaaaaaaaaaaaaatataacatataatatatattctgTATGAATTTATAGGTATTGTCCAATATGTATAtctaaataatattaatacatattagGTTACAAAAAGATgaatgaataataaatatgtttatatgtataaGTGTATACATATTGTATTCAAAAgattaataatatatatatatatatatatatatatatatatattttattacttGTTGATTAATAAGGACTACTCCACAGTCATGTTTTGAAGTATACTCTTTGAAAACTTCTTCAATTTCACTTTTATTAGTTTCTTCAAGGTaattaaaatgtataaatgaataagaattataatacaaaaaaaaaaaaaaaaaaggaaatgTAATAcaagaatatataaatatttttatatatatattttttttgtcatACTTGAATTGACtatgaaaaaatttttttttcctaGACCATCACGAAAACCAATTCCAGCTAATAAAAAACCTACTACTGAGTCCTAAATTTATAATgcataattatatatgtatatatatatatatatatatatatatatatacatatattggtatcttataaaatatatgcatatatatccaaattaataaaaattcaGATCGACTAATAATTACATATTcaaatatacaaaaaaagatttattttaaattacacacgtatgaataatttttctttttatgtacatatttatatattttttcacatatacatatatatattcataactttttgtttatttcatttcatttcttttttttttcttttctttctttattttttttttttttcggTTTTCTTACTTCATCTccaataatatatatttttaaatcCGTTTCATTAAATAGTCTATGTCTTCGTGATGccataatatataatattttttttNNNNNNNNNNNNNNNNNNNNNNNNNNNNNNNNNNNNNNNNNNNNNNNNNNNNNNNNNNNNNNNNNNNNNNNNNNNNNNNNNNNNNNNNNNNNNNNNNNNNNNNNNNNNNNNaaaaaaaaaaaaaaaaattaaatgttataaaaagTATTGAAATATATGGAAGAAGCTCAtaagaaatttttttttttttttttttttttttaaaaaaacaataaaatataaattttttttaaaaaaaaaaaaaaaaaaaaaaaaaaaaaaagctattattttaattatctatggaaaatatattttaattaatttttcttaaatTTTATACCTTTATTCATCGTAAAATTAgatatatgaaaaaaaaaaaaaaaaataaaatattttaattatcaatttataaaaaaactataaatgaaaattaagatgaaaaagaaaaaaaaaaaaaaaaaaaaagggttatattttattatatttttgttcctattcattatttatattgaatttataataaaaactatatatttattttatatatatatatatatatatatatgtatatataataaataatacttattacatatatacgATATAcctaatatatatgaatatattatattatgtttcagcgtatatatattttaaatatttttaaattgttatgaaaaaaaaataaaaaaatatatattatatttttatattttatatatatatatatatatatatatattaaaatttatgataaggtttgtttttattttaaaaattatctTTTGCTTTTAAGAAGCATTCATTTATCATTAAAATATTGTTGTACTAAGTAATAttaatgtttttataaattattcaaaaagaaatgaagagtacaataaaatggaaaactttaaaaaattttaagaaatataaaatggAATATAGGTTTTTTcaaacatatatacatataatatattgtgtataattttttatgtattcTTTAACattacataaatatatatatatatatatatatgtatatatttatatagacaaaatatatattaatatcCCTTCGTTTGAATTATTTCATCATAAGcttaatttaaatataaataactACAATGTAAGGTAATATGTGTAatgtgtttttttttttactttgATTTTGCAAagttattattattttaatataaaaat
It encodes the following:
- a CDS encoding carbonic anhydrase, producing the protein MKLLCLLYLILIFYNVNLFINYKKSRLLLEIIDKYNTHFIQTTKPYYEINMTNLANSKKKKRKKKRKNQLNGSGGNMLKNYEKNIKDFHINDYEIYKKTIHNKENKDDFKITKNKLNDNQELFHRDSMLSYMQNKNNLYNYSFSENERNSEKEEKLDNFNNMKNINTLQNNINKTFLYNKFKNIDYYEHGYNWNIGQCKTGEYQSPVDLPMKNLKERELKNISDVYLNLFDDDNYAWNNYNKPWMKGDIFYYYEYFIKKIVINRQNNIFQIKAARDGIIPFGVLFTTDQPAMFYADQIHFHAPSEHTFQGSGNRREIEMQIFHSTNYVYDALDEKTKYKKKYGLHIYNNLKKNSKETSKKDSSMYHSYLMSFLMNSLSNEQLQNKYNKKKRMKTMKNQYEVISITFTSAEINASTINAFEKLPSEKFLRTIINVSNAVNVGSDPTLVELKEALNLDALMMMLNIEDMQFLSYEGSSTLPLCNENVSWKVAKQPLPASTETILNFYNLLKKHTPNYSGSDNDNYRSLQNVEDNTRHYRKFSLVQIFPIQVLISSAISNVEDNEVINIIKDISPKNMSFSYYSKWDIYFILFIFYNIVLFLF
- a CDS encoding putative vacuolar ATP synthase subunit f, which produces MASRRHRLFNETDLKIYIIGDEDSVVGFLLAGIGFRDGLGKKNFFIVNSKTNKSEIEEVFKEYTSKHDCGVVLINQQIADEIRYLVDLHDKILPTVLEIPSKDKPFDPNKDSIIQRVKLFFGGDISHL